The following are from one region of the Tachysurus fulvidraco isolate hzauxx_2018 chromosome 24, HZAU_PFXX_2.0, whole genome shotgun sequence genome:
- the ubald1b gene encoding UBA-like domain-containing protein 1b isoform X2, translating to MDELKHQVMINQFVLIAGCASDQAKQLLQAEHWQFEMCTPANTPATPPNFPDALAMFSHLRASESIGASPIASMATSPPPYINWAVGPTPPSSQQGLWAAGQLPTHTTVNQQPTSEQPVEAER from the exons ATGGACGAGCTAAAGCATCAGGTTATGATAAACCAGTTTGTTCTGATAGCTGGATGTGCCTCAGATCAGGCAAAGCAGCTTCTCCAAGCGGAACACTGGCAGTTTGAG ATGTGCACACCTGCCAACACCCCAGCAACTCCCCCCAACTTCCCGGACGCCCTGGCCATGTTCTCCCACCTGCGAGCCTCCGAGAGCATCGGTGCCAGTCCTATTGCCTCCATGGCTACCTCTCCTCCTCCCTACATTAACTGGGCTGTGGGACCCACACCACCCTCAAGCCAGCAGGGGCTTTGGGCAGCTGGTCAGCTTCCTACTCACACCACGGTTAACCAACAGCCGACATCCGAGCAGCCCGTGGAGGCCGAGAG
- the ubald1b gene encoding UBA-like domain-containing protein 1b isoform X1, which translates to MDELKHQVMINQFVLIAGCASDQAKQLLQAEHWQFETALSSFFQEANIPYSHQMMCTPANTPATPPNFPDALAMFSHLRASESIGASPIASMATSPPPYINWAVGPTPPSSQQGLWAAGQLPTHTTVNQQPTSEQPVEAER; encoded by the exons ATGGACGAGCTAAAGCATCAGGTTATGATAAACCAGTTTGTTCTGATAGCTGGATGTGCCTCAGATCAGGCAAAGCAGCTTCTCCAAGCGGAACACTGGCAGTTTGAG acTGCCTTAAGCTCCTTCTTTCAGGAAGCAAATATTCCCTACAGTCATCAAATG ATGTGCACACCTGCCAACACCCCAGCAACTCCCCCCAACTTCCCGGACGCCCTGGCCATGTTCTCCCACCTGCGAGCCTCCGAGAGCATCGGTGCCAGTCCTATTGCCTCCATGGCTACCTCTCCTCCTCCCTACATTAACTGGGCTGTGGGACCCACACCACCCTCAAGCCAGCAGGGGCTTTGGGCAGCTGGTCAGCTTCCTACTCACACCACGGTTAACCAACAGCCGACATCCGAGCAGCCCGTGGAGGCCGAGAG